The segment CATCAATCCAGGGCTGCTTCTACATGTCTGCAGTAGCTGTAAAGAGGAACCCCCCATCATGTGACTGGGAAAAGACAGGACACGGGAGAGGTGGTCAAGAGTAAAGTTCAGGACACAAGAGAAGTGGTAAGGAGACATGGTCAGGACCCGGTAAACGTGGTAAAAGTGCTCAGGACACGAGGGAGCTGGTCAGGATAAAAGGTCTGGACACGGGAAAGGTGGTCCGGTCATGGGAGAGGTAGTTAGGAGAAATGGTCAGAACACTGGAGAGTTGGTGAGGACATAGGAGAGGTGGTCAGGAGATCGGAGATTTGGTCTTGACATGGGACACATGGTCTCCACATGGGATAGCTGGTGAGCACATGGGATAGCTGGTGAGTACATCGGAGAGGTGGCCAGGACACAGCAGTACTGGTCAGGACATGGTCAGGACACAGGACAGGTCAGGACATGGGGTATGATGGTCAGGACAGAGGAGAGAAGGGAAGGAGACAGTTGGGACACAGAAGGGGTGGGGCAGGACTTACTAAGGGGAGGCTGTGGGGCAGATTTAACGAAGGGGAGGCCGGGAGGCAGAACTAacaaaggggaggctgggggggcGAATTTAGCGAAGGGGAAGCCAGAAGGCAGAACTAACAAAGGAGAGGCTGGGGGGGCGAACTTAGGAAAGAAGGGGCCGGAGGTGGGATTTAACGAAGGCGAGGCCAAAGGGCAGAACTGATAAAGTGGaagctagagggcagatttaaggaaAGGGGAGGCCAGAGGGCAAATTTAGGgaaaggggaggccggagggcagattcaaggaaaggggaggccggagggcagattcaaagaaaaggggaggccggagggcagattcaaGGAAacgggaggccggagggcagattcaaGGAAacgggaggctggagggcagattcaagGAAacgggaggctggagggcagatttaagcaaaggagaggctggagggcagatgtgGCCATGGTTTTGGAGTTCCTGTTGGCACACCTTATTCTTTTCCTCTGTACTCTTCCCAGGTATATGGAGCAGCCATCCAATTCTACGAGCAGTACCCACGGGAGGATCTGTCGGAAAAGCAGTGCCAGCGCCTGGGCCTGATCAGCGTGGTGGACAGACGCCCAATCAGCGGTAAATCCGTCCAGACCAAGAAGAGTATCTGCGTCCTCTCCCACTGGCCGTTCTTCGACGTCTTCCACAAATTCCTGACCTTCATCTATCGCTATTCCATCTCCGGCCCCCACGTCCTGCCCATAGAGAAGTGAGTGCGCCCTCTATCTGCATGGACACACACTGCACTCTGATTGGTACAGCCTTCTAAGAGCTGCTTTGTGCTGATTAGATATAATCAAAATGGGTGATACAGACAGGAGGGGGGTTGTACAATCAGATGTGTGTCCCCCTATAAAGAAGCCCCTGCCATGCTGTGGCTGATGGGGGTGAGAGACTGGGGGTGGGGGGGTATTACATCTGTCCAGACTATGACCAACTTTCTTCTGTTTTCAGACACATCTCCAACTTCATGTTTAACGTCCCCTTTCCGTCCCCGCAGAGACCGCGCATTCTCATCCAGGTCAGTATGACAGCTTTACCCCTCTTCTCCCCCATAGCCTGCCCCCTCCGGACATGGCGTCCAGTTGCAGCGAGCTGGAGTCGGCCATCGAGATTCTGGTGCGTAATTTCTACACGTACGCGGAGAAGAAGGGGAAACACGACAAGATGAACAAGAAGGAATTCCGCAAGATGGTGTCACAGGAGCTCCAACACGTCCTGACAGTACGGGGGCTTTATTCATATACGGGGGGATGGGGGGTATTTTATTGGGTTGGGAAGATGGCGCGTTACTTCAATGGCCACCACACAGCCCTCATGTATGCAGAGCCCCCCATGACCCCTGTCCAGATGTTATGGCCATCATTTCATTACACCTTAGGTGACCCCGCTTTCTTTCATTTGCCTCTCTGGTGTCACCGTCACAGGAAGTGAGAAAGCATTGCATGCAGGGAAATGTTAGACCCTCTGTCTGCTTTTTATTGGTGTCCTTATATGTCTGCCCAGGTGACCCCTGTCCCCCATTTCCTGTCTTGGTGTCACtgtaacaggaagtaaaaggaagtTTCTGATCCCCCCCAGGCCTCTGACAACCGTCCGTTTCTTCCCCCCTCAGAATACACAGAACAAGGAAGCCGCCAACAAGCTGATCCAGTCTCTGGACACGGACGAGGACGGGAAGATCAGCTTTGATGAATATTGGACTTTGATTGGAGAGATCGCCAGGAAGCTGAGCCAACAGATGGCCATGCAGTGCCAGGAAGGACCCTAGCGGCACAGCGCCATTCCGCCTACTGCCAGTGGGGGCGCTACACAAAGAACTATATTGGAGAAAAAAGAACCCACCGGACCTCGGATTCCCAGAATCcctcacttttattttttgagcCAAGTATCAAATCCAGGAGGGGCCACCACCGATATATTATCCTTATCATATAATCACCTTTCTAGTTCTCCTTTGTCTCCTCCAATCACTATTGGGCATTGTGACGACCAATCAGAATGCAGGTGAGTCATACTGGTGGTGGATGCCAATGTCCATTCAATCCACATAAACGGTCCATCGTGATTGGTTCAGCCCTCTCCTCCCCCCTACTGTGACATCTTCAATGGTTTGGCCCAGGGCTTCCAGGGGGGGAAGAGAACCACCAACCTCCAAATCATGGTGACCCCAAAACCTCCTCACCGATCATTTCACCCAATTCATACAAAGTCATTATATTGTGCTGTCATTTATTGCTGTGTTTGTAGCACTGCAATCTGATCGCTAGATGGCACCAGAGTTGTTCCCTTTGTAAATATGAGGACCTGTCATTCTGTCACCTTGGGCCCTCTGGAAAAGGGGGGCCCTGGCAAGTCTCTAAATCAGCCCTGCGGTTAGCTGCAGCTGCTGTTgaagaactacaagtctcagcatacTGGGTGTTGTGGGACTCCTCTGGGTGGGGGAGGGCAGCTTTGATAAGGTGCAGCAATGAACTGGCACAGCCTATAATCCAGGATAAAGAGCTGAAATTCTAGAGGTGCCTGTCTGGGGGCGGGGCCTGTGCAAGGCAGGTAAGGGCAGCCAATCAGAGACCAGGATTGCACTTACggtttttaaatatacagaagtATCAATCAATGCCAGCTGTAACATCATCCTGGCCAAGGGCAGCTTGGGTAATTGCCCCAGGCCCATTGCAAGCCTGATTTCAGCTTTCAGCTGCTTAGGAGGAAATGTAGTTCTTTGTGGTCAGAGCTGTATCATTTCCCAGGTGATCTCCTCAGGTGTCTGAGGGTTGGTTTAATCTCTTTGTGTCTCCATATAATGAGTCCTACGTGTCCGGGGCCCCGCACCTGTGGAGGATTCACCTTTCTGCCAGTCAGGAGAAACTCTTTTAGAATTGTTTGAAGAAGAAGTTTAGAATCCGCAGAGCAAACAGAAGAAACAAAGTAATAATGATCCTCCTGAGCGCCACTAACCCGCCATTGTGCGCACACCACAGATAGGGACAAAACCCAACCGAGACCTGAGAAAAAGAAAGGgcacccctcccctcccccttcaTTACAAGGGTTTGTcagaatatattaaaacatcatcAGGTGAGAAAATGAGGTGACCCCACCCCAGGTGATCACTGACATGTGACATATCACACCCAATCATCACAGTGCAGAGGTCATGTGTGAACAGTACCCCCCTGCCCCTCCCATAGGGATGAAGGGGGTAAGTATCAGCCAGGTGCTGCCCATCAGATGCATTGATTGATGATCAGTCAGTGTGGCGCCCTctattggcagtttgctggtctgcagcattcaggtgtgtgttaccacaatgccaaggggGAAAGACATCAGCAGGAACAACTGCTgatgaagtccatcattctacagggagaaagattattcaccagTGGGAAACATTCACCACAGGTGTCAATCTTCCCAGGAAATTCACCCCAAGCTCTGACCGGGCAATGCTTAGAGAAATTGGGGGGAAACCCCCGGAGCTCCCTCTTAGACTCTACACGCCAGGACAATTGGAAAAAGCCTGAACAGGTATGGCTTGTGTGGAAGAGTTGTCAGGGGAAATCCTCCAACATGGCAGCTAGGACCTGAACAGACCACAAGACTTCTGAATGTCCCCTGGACAGAGGAAACCATCATACACAGCGCCACATCTGGTGAAAACAAGCACAGCATATGAGCACagacacctcataccaactgtgaagcatggtggtggaaagGGGATGATGATTTCAggttgttttgcagccacaggtgctgggcaccttgcagtcttTGAGTTCACCTCTGTACACCAAATATTCTACATCCAGGCTGTGCTAAAACTTGTCTGAAACTGGGTCATGGTGCTGTGATTGGCCAAAGTCCAGACTGCAAGcccattgaaatgctgtggtAGGATGTCAGGAGATTTGGGCATAAATGAACCTGGGAATCATTCTAGAAACTTCCAAGGAGCAGAGGATTCCTTGTCATGTCCTGATATGTAACCTGAGAATTGGATTGTATATACCTGACATACAgggggcagtgttgtcacccttgtaTGATATTGTATATCGGGGTGTTGCAGATATCGGGGTGCTCTGGGCAGGTGATGAGGGGTGGGGGTTGGAAT is part of the Pyxicephalus adspersus chromosome 12, UCB_Pads_2.0, whole genome shotgun sequence genome and harbors:
- the S100A16 gene encoding protein S100-A16; protein product: MASSCSELESAIEILVRNFYTYAEKKGKHDKMNKKEFRKMVSQELQHVLTNTQNKEAANKLIQSLDTDEDGKISFDEYWTLIGEIARKLSQQMAMQCQEGP